In the genome of Phormidium ambiguum IAM M-71, the window TACTTCGACTACGAATTAATTCCCTCTACCTTCATTAGGCGTTGTTTTAAGCGATCGGGATCGCCGCGATCGATCGGTTGACCTTTTTCTAGCAGAAAAGCACCGTCGCAATAATTTAATTCATCTAAACGGTGCGTTACCCAAAGAGCGGTAATGCCTTGGGATTTAACCAAGTGTTGTACTTGTTTAACTAAATCTAACTGACTGTCTGGATCTAAAAGGGCAGTAGGTTCATCTAATAGTAAGACTTCGCAACGACGAGCGATCGCACCTGCGATCGCCACCCGCTGTTTTTGTCCCCCACTCAAAGCATAAATTGGTCTTCTTTGCAAAGGCCATAAATTTACAGCGGCTAAAGCTTCTTCCACTCGCTGACGCACCTGCCTTTGGGAAAGTTTTTCTGCCACTAATCCAAAAGCCACATCTGCGCCAACAGTTGGCATAACTAACTGATGATCGGGATTTTGAAACACAAAACCAATTGGCTGGGAAATTTGAATTTCACCTGATGAGGGAGTTAATAATCCAGCCAGCAATCTTAACAAAGTTGACTTACCACTACCATTAGTACCTAAAAGCATCCAAAACTGTCCTTTCGGTACATCCAAAGAACAGGATTTGAATACTGATTCACCTTTAGGCCAGCTAAAGCAGAGATCGCGCACTATAATGGCAGACTCAGCCATGTAATCACCACTTAAAACTAAATTCTTCTCTTTTTCCAAATTTATAAGTAAAAGGCAGAGAGCAGAAGAGATAGGGAGTAGAAGAGGTAGAGGTATTTGGATTATTTTCCCCATCCCCCCTATCCCCATCTCCCCATCCTCCTGACAGCCTATTCTCCTGCCATCATCAAGAATCCTGGTGGTCTACCAGCGGAGGCGGTACTTGATTTCTGAGACAATTGCAGTGCTAGGATTTCACTGGTGAGAATTGCGATTTTCTTCTCTGTTTGCTTTTCGCAGGTCAGTTCCAAAATTTTTGGATCGTTGGAACCCATAGCTCCCAGAATTTGATTATAGAGAGCGATCGCGTCCGATTCCTCTTTCCGTTGCACTGAATAAGGAAAGGGAGTGTTCTTTAAAGT includes:
- a CDS encoding ABC transporter ATP-binding protein — encoded protein: MAESAIIVRDLCFSWPKGESVFKSCSLDVPKGQFWMLLGTNGSGKSTLLRLLAGLLTPSSGEIQISQPIGFVFQNPDHQLVMPTVGADVAFGLVAEKLSQRQVRQRVEEALAAVNLWPLQRRPIYALSGGQKQRVAIAGAIARRCEVLLLDEPTALLDPDSQLDLVKQVQHLVKSQGITALWVTHRLDELNYCDGAFLLEKGQPIDRGDPDRLKQRLMKVEGINS